Genomic window (Eubalaena glacialis isolate mEubGla1 chromosome X, mEubGla1.1.hap2.+ XY, whole genome shotgun sequence):
ACAGTTGTCATTCATAAAGATTATACTCAGGATAAATATCAGAAGGCCGGTCTTGGGCATGCTCTGCCCATCGCTCAGCATCCCATCATAGGTGAGGCCCAGGGTGGTGACCAGGACATAAGAATGGTCGCTGGGGTCCACTTCCTTCACATCAATACCAAAGACCAGCTGCATGCACTCCGAGGCTTCACTGAAGATCACAGGGAAGTGTTCCTCGTAATCTTTGATGATGATATTCAGCATTTCTGCCTCTGTGGCCATCTCCTTGGTGCAATACTTGAGGAGTAGAAACTCCACCAGATCACCCACCTTGTCATCAATCGCATTTCTGGGAAAGGACTCAGCATCTGGCAGGGCCTGCGAGGTGCTCAGACCCTCCTCTTTTGGGCTGCTGGAGCCATCGTCGGATTGGCTCAATGGAGTAGAGACAACAGCAGTGGGGGACGGGGAGGGGAAATCACTCGAAGGGCTCTGTGAAGGACTCAGGGTCTCAAGAAGAGCATAAAGCTCCTCTGGGGAGCTCGAGATCAGAGGACTGcgaaagggagaggaggagaaggaggagggaaaagaggaggAGCAGGTGGAGGAGGATGAGGAAGAATCCTCTTGCACAGCCATGGGAACACTTTGGGCCTCATGGCCTTCCTCAAGCATGTAGCGCCGTCGCTTTGGAGCATGAGGCATGATGACTGGTGTCAGGAAGCCAACTGGAGTGTGGGCAGGGGTGACAGATAGGGACCAAGGacctgggggagagagggagtgtgAGCGGCCTCGGCGGAGACACGCACCCTGGGCAGCTCTGACAAAGGCCACTTACAGGGCTCGCCTTGAGGGGTGCCCTCGGGCCTCACAGGGGCGCTCCTCCTGGGCGGCCTGTCCCCTGCCAACCTGAAGAAGGAAGCGAGCTGGCTCCTCAGGGTGCAGCCAGCACAGCCCCAGGTACCGACCGGGGCtgagaggggtgtggggaggtgcgGTGACTTGGGCCTTGTGGGGTCCCCTCTGTTCTGGGACGGGGAGCCCCTGGGTACACACTCAGGGCACGCAACTCACCTTGACTCCTGGCGCTGCCTGGGCCTCCTCTGCTCTGTGGCCTGAGGACTCGTGCCTCAGACCTGGGCCTTCGCCTCCCGGTTCCTGGAGCCCCTGTAAGAGGAATGGAGGGCGCACCTCTTGTGTAGACTGTGGCACAGCCCTGGGCCCCTCGATGCTGGTAGGAGGGGTGGGCCGGACTCTGTGGGCCCCCCTTTGTTCCGGGGATTGGGCTCTCCTCCGTCCTCTCTCGGGGTCCACACCTTGACACCTGGCAGATCCTGGGACTCCTCCCTCTGCTGACCTGATGTTTCCCCTCAGACCAAGGTCCTCGCACCCCTAGACGACTCCATCCCCAACCACGTGGCAGAGGTGAGACCCTGCAAAGTCAAGTCAGCCCTGCCTGGGACCTCCCAGGGCTGACAGCATGGGCGAGCTCCTCTGAGGTCCCCTCTGTTCTGGGGTCCAGGGTCCCCTCTGTCCTCCCTCAGGGTCCTCACCTTGACCCCCGGCAGGACCTGGGATTCTCTCCTCTGCCCACCTGACACCCCGCCCCGCATACCAGGTCCCCACTCTCTCTGAGACCCGGATGTCAGGAAATGCTGCTTGTGGTCATCCCGCCCCAGGGCCTCCCAGGGCCCCCTCTGATTGGAGTCCAGGGTCCCCTCAGTCCTCCCACAGGGTC
Coding sequences:
- the LOC133082079 gene encoding melanoma-associated antigen 10-like, encoding MPHAPKRRRYMLEEGHEAQSVPMAVQEDSSSSSSTCSSSFPSSFSSSPFRSPLISSSPEELYALLETLSPSQSPSSDFPSPSPTAVVSTPLSQSDDGSSSPKEEGLSTSQALPDAESFPRNAIDDKVGDLVEFLLLKYCTKEMATEAEMLNIIIKDYEEHFPVIFSEASECMQLVFGIDVKEVDPSDHSYVLVTTLGLTYDGMLSDGQSMPKTGLLIFILSIIFMNDNCVPEEEVWESLNVMGVCAGREHFIYGEPRELITKVWVQEQYLEYRQVPNSDPACYEFLWGPRAHAETSKMSLLEFLAKVNGSDPRSFPLWYEEALRDQEERAQSRFATTDNTTSMASASSSAMSSSLFCPE